The genomic stretch CGCCATGGGGCAGCCGCCGATGCCTTTGAGAGCGCCGTCAAAACGCCTGCAACCTGCGTCCAGTGCGGCATCCAGCTTAGCCTGCCAGTTATGGGCAGTGGAATGCAGGTGTACGCCGATGGTAGTATCGGGCATGGCCTGCACCAGGTGACCGGTGAGGTCGCTTACCTGCTGCGGGCTGGCCAGCCCAACAGTATCCGCCAGGGAAAGGATGCCAATGCCCAGGTCGCGCAACCGCTGCGCCCAGTCAAATACAATGGCCGGGCTCCAGGGATCATTATAGGGATTGCCGAAGCCCATGGACAGGTAGACCACCAGCTCTTTATTGTGCTGTACACAGAGCTGCTGTATCTCGCGGACCCGTTCCAGGGACTGGGTAATAGAACTGTTGGTATTGCGTTGCTGAAAAGTTTCAGATACAGAGAAAGGAAAGCCCAGGTAGCTGAGCTGCGGGAAAGCGGCAGCTTCGGCTGCGCCCCGCACATTGGCTACAATGGCCAGCAGCCTGGTGGAGCTGCCGGACAGCTGCAGTTGCGGCAGCACCGCTGCGGTATCCGCCATCTGCGGGATGGCTTTGGGGGATACAAAACTGCCGCAGTCCAGTGTATGGAAGCCCACCTGCAGGAGCGCATTGAGGTAGGCCACTTTCTCTTCCGTAGGTATAAACCGCTTCCAGCCCTGCATGGCGTCCCGCGGGCATTCTACAAGTTGTATGGAAGCGGTCTGGTTCATAGTCTGTTTTTTTAACCCCGACTTAGCTCTGAAGCCTTTGCTTCATGGCCTCGTACAGGATAATGCCGGTGGCCACCGATACGTTCAAGGATTCAAAATCGCCTTTCATGGGGATCCGGAACACCTGGTCGCTGATCTTCAGCAGTCCGGAGAATACACCTTTGTCCTCACTGCCGGCTATAATACAACAAGGTTCCCGGTATTCCAGTTCAAAAACATTATCGGTAGCGGTCATTTCTGAAGCATATACTTTAATGCCATTGAGGTGCATTGAATCCACGGCCTTCATCAGGCTGTTGACCCGGCATACATGGATCCGTTCCAGGGCGCCGGCGGACGACTTGATGGCCTCTTCATTGAGGGCCCCTACCCCTTTGTCCGGGATCACCAGCGCCTGGGCGCCGCAGCAGAGCGCGGTGCGGGCAATAGCGCCGATATTCCGTACATCGGTAACGCCGTCCAGCATCACAAACAGCGGGATCTCCCCGTTGCTCACCACATGGTCAATCACCTGCTGCAGGTCCATATACTGTACCAGCCCGGCAATGGCAATAACCCCCTGGTGGTTGGCCTGGGTCAGGCCGTCCAGTTTTTCCGGGGGCACCTGCTGGATAGGAATATTGTTATCGCGCGCCAGCTGGCGGATCTTACCAATGGCGTCACCGCTCACATTGTGCTGGAAGAATATCTTGTCCAGCGCCCTGCCGGCCTGCATAGCCTCAATCACCGGCTGACGGCCAATGATCAGCGAAGATTTTTTAATCCCTTGTCTGGGTGGTCTTTTATGAAATCCTTCCATCTGCGAGCATGATTTTTACTTTAAGAATAGCAGCCACAGAAAGGCTGTCCGTGATAATGCCTTTCTCCATCATCTGGTACACTTCTGCAAAAGGCAGCTTTTTGACCTGCAGCTGTTCTGTTTCTTCCGGTTCGGCCGTTCCCTGTTCCAGCTGACGCGCCAGGTATACAATGCCATATTCATCTGTTACGGAATTGCTGAGATGCAGTTCAGCCAGCGGCTCCCACCGGGCGGCTACCAGGCCCGTTTCCTCCAGCAATTCCCGCTGAGCCGATAATAAGGGGTCTGTGTTTTCCGGGCAGCCACCTTCGGGTATCTCCCAGCTATAGCGATCCAGGGTGAAACGATACTGTCCTACCAGGTAGGTATTGAGGTCCTGGTCCAGGGGCAGAACGCCTACGGCCAGGTTCCTGAAATGTACTTTTCCGTAGATGCCTTTCCCACCGGAGGGGTTGATCACCTGGTATTCCGTCAATGCGATCCAGGGATTGGTGTAGATCTCCTGGGCGGATACAATTTGCCAGGGATTCTGCTGTTCATCAATCATGGAGCAAAAATAACGAAAACAAAAAACCTCCCCATAAAGAGAAGGCTTTTCATTTTTTGTGCCGACAAAATAGCTTTGGGGTCCTATTTTACACTAAAGGCCTTTTTGATCTTAGCCACATAGTCCAGTTTCTCCCAGGTGAACAGTTCCACTTTCTTTTTGATGGTTTTGCCATCGGGAGAAGTGAAGGTCTTTTCCACCACTTCTGACTTACGGCCCATATGACCATAAGCAGCGGTTTCACTATAAATAGGATTACGGAGTTTCAGTCTTTGTTCAATGAAATAAGGACGCATGTCGAAGATCTCGGAGATCATCTTCGCAATCTTGCCGTCGCTCTGTTTCACTTTGGCAGTGCCATAGGTATTCACATAGACACCCATGGGCTGCGCCACGCCGATAGCGTAGGAAACCTGCACCAGCACTTCTTCACAGATGCCGGCAGCCACCAGGTTCTTGGCAATATGGCGGGTAGCATAGGCAGCGGAACGGTCCACTTTGGAGGGGTCTTTACCGCTGAAAGCACCACCACCGTGTGCGCCTTTACCACCGTAGGTGTCAACAATGATCTTACGGCCGGTAAGGCCGGTATCACCGTGCGGACCGCCAATCACGAACTTGCCGGTGGGGTTCACATGGTATTTGATCTTGCCGCTGAACAGGTGGGCGTATTTCTTGTATTTCTGCTGTACGCGGGGGATCAGGATATTGATCACATCCTTTTTGATCTTCGCCTGCATTTTTTCTTCGCTGGCAAAGTCATCGTGCTGGGTAGAGATCACGATGGCGTCAATGCGTACAGGTTTGTTGTTATCGTCGTATTCCAGGGTCACCTGGCTTTTGGCGTCGGGACGCAGGTATTTGATCTCCTTGTTCTCGCGGCGCAGTACGGCCAGTTCCAGCAGGAGCTTATGGGCCAGGTCAAGCGCCAGGGGCATATAGTCTTCGGTTTCATTGGTAGCATAACCGAACATCATGCCCTGATCACCGGCGCCCTGTTCTTCTTTTTTCTTTTTGTCAACGCCCTGGTTGATATCGGAGGATTGTTCGTGGATAGCGGACAATACACCGCAGGAGCTGGCTTCAAACATGTACTCGCTCTTGGTATAACCAATTTTGCGGATCACGTTACGGGCAATCTCCTGAACATCGAGATATGCAGAAGATTTTACTTCACCTGCCAGCACCACCTGACCTGTGGTCACCAGTGTTTCGCAGGCTACTTTTGATTGGGGATCAAAAGCCAGGAAGTTATCGATCAAAGCATCAGAGATCTGGTCAGCAACTTTATCAGGGTGACCTTCTGAAACGCTTTCAGAAGTGAATAAATATGGCATACTCTTATAGGTTGTTGGTTGTAAACTAAATATAGTTAACGAACTGTTGGCGGCAAAGATAAGTGTCCGTCCTAAATTTTAGAATAAATTATTCGCATGCGCATTTTGTTGGTGGGATGGCTGCCGCCGCCTGCTACCACCCGTCCGTAGGCGATGGGTTCATTCACGTAAATGGTAGTGGGCAAGGTGGTTTTGGAACCATCAGCCAGCTGCCACCAAGGCTTCATATACAGTGGCGCGGAGATCCGCAGGGTATGGTAGGGCAGCTGTTTGGACACCACGCTCTGCAGGTAACGGGTCAGGTTAAAGGTATACTTGCCTGCCCGGTAGTAACCACCCAGGCTGGCCAAGTCATACATGGTCTGGCCCGATCCGGTGAATACAAAGTCGTTCCGGATGGTGAACACCGAGTCGCCTGCTGCGCTGAGCGCATCAATGAACAGGGTGGGCATAGGCGTATAGATATTATCCAGGGTAGATGCAATAGGCTCTACCACCAGTTCAGCGCGATGGATCACGCGGTTGGTATTCTTCAGGGTATCCAGGCCGGGGATCTTAACGGTAACATATGACCCGGGTGCGCTTTGCAGGTACACCTTATCATCATTGGCATTGCCGTTCTCCAGGTAAGCCTGGTAATTATGAGCGGGGGTATGGCTCACCAGGTTGGCCTGGGTAGCGCCCGTATAATTAAAGATGCTGGACAGGGTATCCACGGACCCGTTGCTGGTAACACGGACATAGAAAGTAAGCCGTGTTTTGCTGGTATTGGTCAGGTCAAAATAAGCCAGGGCGCGCTTGCCGGCAGAGGCAGCTTCATTGACGCGCAGGGCCAGCCCTTTGAAATGGGTGCGGAAAGCGGAATCCGTTTTATAGACATCGGCCGTATCATAGTTCACGAAATGACGGGCCCAGGCGGTATCCAGGTGGATCCGCAGCTCATTATTGCTGAGGATGGTATCGGTCCTGTTATTTACGTAGGAAATAGAATCGTTGAGGGTATTGAACACCAGGTTCTTCTGTCCCAGTACGCCGGGCAGTACGGCAAAGGCCGGGGTGCTGATCCGGTAAGCGGAATCCTTGAAGTTATTGCTGGCAGGATCAATTTCAAATACCTCGATCTGCTGAACGGAATTGGAGTCCCCGTAAAGGTTGTTATAGGCCAGGGACAATACTACGGAGTCAATGAGTACAGAGTCCTTTTCCAGGAAAGGATGGGCTCCGTATACATTGGGTGTAAGTGAGGCATAGATGGCCGCCTGTGTTTTACCAAACTCGGGGTCGTCGTCAATAACACCCAGGGCATGGGGGAAACTGGCGTAAACAACGGTGGTATCAGGATACAGGAAGTTGTCTGTTTCCACGTCCAGCAGCGTTTCAAAAGTGTGGACATTGTCAACGGCAGGGATCAGGTCTTTACCCAGATCGGTGGCGTCAACTTTGGTGCAGGAGGAATACAGCAGAAAGCCGGAAAGCACTACGATAAGCGATGCTAAGATTTTCCTATTCACGCAGCTAAGAGTTAAAATCAGGTTTTAGATGAAATACCTATTTGGCAAGGTCGGAATACAATTGTAAATAGTCTGTTAAATCGGACTCGGCATTATAGGTGAGCACCTTCTTGCCTTTTACCTTACCAAACTCCTCTACCAGTTTTTTGTCCACCTTATCGGCGCCAAAGGTCACTGCGTCTGCATAGGTGGCGCCGCCGCGCATCAGGGCGATATTATTGGCGTCTTTAAACGGTTCCAGGTCCTTGTCCTTGATATTGGGGCTGATATTGGCCACCTTCAGGAAATCGGGACCCAGCTTTTCCTTGAAACTGGTATTACCGATAGTATAGATGACTTTGCTGTGTGCAAAGACGGGTTCTTTTTTATAGGCTGTTTTCTGGTAAAAGGGGATCAGGCCTGTCATCCAGCCGGAGCAATGGATAATGTCCGGGGGCCAGCCAAATTTCTTCACGGTTTCCAGGGCGCCTTTACAGAAGAAAACGGTGCGGAGACCATTGTCGTCAAACCATTTTTCCTGTTCGTCGTGATAGATATACTTCCGTTTGAAGAAGTCCTCATTGTCGAGAAAATATACCTGCAGACGGGCGTTGGGAAGGGAGGCAACCTTGATCTGGAGTGGAAAATCATCATTGTCTACCGAAACATTAATACCGGATAACCGGACCACTTCATGCAGGCGATGGCGCCTTTCATTGATAACACCGAACCGGGGCATAATGCAGCGAACTTCGAAACCATTTTCATTAGCTTTTATTGCCAGTCTGTTCACAGTCTCGGAGAATTCGGTCAATTCCAGATACGGAGACATTTCGTTGGCAATAAATAAAATTCTTTTCTTTGTCAGCATTATGATACTAAATTGGTTAGTCTACCCTTAAAAAACAGGGTGCAAAGTTAAGGATTTTTATTAAACTGCAGGGTTAAACTCAATCCCGGCCTATTAAACACTGTAAATGATCATTTTAAAACAGGCTGCCCGGTTACAGGAAAGGCTCCGCCAGGAGCGGGAAAAAGGGCATCGCATTGGTTTCGTTCCCACTATGGGCGCCCTTCACCAGGGGCATCTTTCCCTTATCAGCACAGCCAGGAGCCATACAGATATTACTGTTTGCTCCATTTTTGTGAACCCGACCCAGTTCAATGACCCGGCCGACTTTGAAAAATATCCTGTCACCATAGAAAAAGACATCGACCTGCTGGTAAGCGCCGGCACCGATATTCTATTCCTGCCATCGGTGGCCGAAATGTATCCTGATGGCTGGCAGGACCTGGAGCAGTACGACCTGGGTTACCTGGAGACCGTACTGGAAGGCGCCTCCCGGCCTGGCCATTTCCAGGGAGTTTGCCAGGTGGTCAGCCGCCTGCTCCGGCTGGTAGCGCCCGACCAACTTTTCATGGGCCGGAAAGATTACCAGCAATGCATGGTGGTCAAAAGGCTGCTGACAATAATGCAAAGCAATATTGAGCTGGTGCCCTGCCCCACCCTCCGCCAGGCGGACGGACTGGCCATGAGCAGCCGGAATATGCGGTTGTCGCCGGAAGACCGGCAGCGGGCCACCGCCATTCACCAGGCCCTGGATACCCTGCGGCAGCAACTGATCCCCGGCCCTCTTCAGCCGCTGAAGGAACAGGCCATCCGTTTTTTACAGGACCAGGGCTTCCGGCCCGATTATGTGGAAATTGCCGATGCCGATACCCTGGAATTGGTGGGCCAGTGGGATGGCCGTCAGCCACTTGTAGGCCTGGTAGCCGCTTTTCTGGGGGAAATCAGGTTAATTGATAATATGCTGCTCACAATCATGCGCTAAGTATCAGCAAACTTTTTTAGCTTGCGGCCGTTTTACTAAAGGATGCCGGCATCCGCATATAAGAATACCTATACATCAACCGCCGATCATGGAAATAGAAGTGCTCAAATCAAAGGTCCACAGGGCCACTATCACGGAAGCGAATCTCAATTACGTTGGCAGCCTCACATTGGACGAAGGCCTGATGGAAGCCGCTAATATGATAGCCAATGAAAAAGTGCAGATCGTGAATGTTAACAATGGTACCCGCATTGAAACCTATCTCATCAAAGGGAAAAGAGGTTCCGGTGTCTGCTGCCTCAACGGTCCCGCCGCCCGTCAGGGTGCTGTTGGCGATCCCGTAATCATTATCTCCTACGCCACAATGGATTTTGAAAAGGCAAAAAGTTTTCAACCCTGGATTGTATTTCCGAAAGAAGGCAATAAATTGTAGACGTTTCCATTACAATTTATTGACCACCCCTTCAGTTATACAACCGCATGAACAAAAAACTCGTCAGCCTTCTCCAGTATTTGTTCTTTATTGGCCTTGGATTATTCCTGGTTTGGTGGTCCATCCGAGGCATCAAACCAGAAGAATGGCCCCTGATCAAGAACTCGCTGCGAAAGGCTAACTACTGGCTCCTTATCCCTGTTGTTATTGCCCTGCTGGCCAGCCACCTGAGCCGCGCCGTCCGCTGGAAGATCCTGATGGAACCGCTGGGCTATAAACCGAGGGTCAGCAATACTTATTTTGCGGTACTCATTGGCTATATGGCCAATCTGGCTGTGCCGCGTTTGGGGGAAGTACTGAAATGCACCATCCTGGCCCGCTATGAGAAAGTACCTGCTGATAAGCTGGTAGGAACCATTGTTGCCGAAAGGGCTTTCGATATGATCTGCCTGCTGATTATCATGGTACTCACCATTGTGACCCAGGCTGACCTGATCACAGACTTCTTATACAGTAAGTTGAATGAATATTTTGGTGGTAAAGCTAAAGGCTTCTCTACCGGTATTCTGGTGATCGTGGGATTGATATTTTTACTGATGGCCGCAGGGACCTGGTTCGTGTTCAAAAAACTATCACATATTTCTTTTGTTGCCAAGATCAAACGCGTACTACTTGGAATCTGGCAAGGTCTTACCAGTGTTCGTCACCTGAAGAACAAGGGTTGGTTTCTTTTTCATTCGGCCTTTATCTGGGCTATGTATTTTGCATCCGTCCAGATCGGCATGTTTGCCCTGCAGGAAACATCAGGCTTCGGGCCGTTGCCATCGCTCACCGTGCTGTTTACCGGTAGCATTGCCATGATCATTACCCCGAGCGGCATTGGTGCTTATCCCAAGCTGGTACTGGAAACGATGCAACTGTATGGGCTTAACGCTGCTTATGGATGGGCCTTCGGCTGGCTGCTCTGGACCGTTCAGTTCTTCCAGATGCTGATCTGCGGCCTCATTGCCCTGGCCCTGCTGGCTGTATTTAACAAACAAAAAGACTCCAATGCGAAAAGCGGACATCATACAAACGAAAATATTATCCCTGCCGGAACTGCAACGCCGGCTGGCCCAGTGGCGGATCAATAACGATAAAACAGTAGCCTTCACCAACGGCTGCTTTGATATCCTGCACCGGGGACATATTTTCTCCCTCTCCCAGGCCGCTGCCGAAGCGGATTACCTGGTGGTAGGACTTAATTCCGACGCCAGCACCAGAGGGCTCAAAGGCCCCGGCCGGCCGGTGAATGATGAATCCGCCCGCGCCCTTCTCCTGGCTTCCCTGCTCATGGTGGACGCCGTAGTCCTTTTCGACGATCCTACACCGTTAGCACTGATCACTGCTATCCTGCCGGATGTGCTGGTCAAAGGCGGCGATTATACCATTGACCAGATAGTAGGCGCCAAAGAGGTGATGGCCAATGGTGGCCGCGTGGTCATCAACCCCATTGTACAGGGTTATTCCACCACCGGGCTCATTGAAAAGATCACCCGGTTATAATCAATTATTTTTATTTATTGGGAAGATGGGCGGGCGGGCCGCCAGTAAACGAAAATACCGTTACCGGTTAAAGGAAGCAGCAGGCCGGCCGGTATAGCCGTACATCCTTTCTACCTCCAGCACTATTTTCTCCATCTCCAGCTCCGATCCCTCCGCATTGTAGGGTTGCTTCAGGTTGCTGTTGAAGAAAAAGGCCACGGTCTGCCAGCAGCGGGCAGTGATGCCCCCCTTGTATTCCTTGATGATATCGTAACAATTATTGCCGGTCTGGCGGTTGATCAGCTTCATGAGTACTTTGCCCTGGTAAACGGATAAGTCCTGGAGGGGATCGGAAAACTCTTTCTTCAGTTCCTTTTCGCGGGATTTGATGTACTTCTTCCGTTCGTCCTTGTCGGTCATAGTGGCCAGCCGCCTGTTCATATCACTCATGATCAGTCCCGCCCTCCGGGCATAGGGATAGGTGACATAAATAGCATTGCGGAGGCGGGTCCATTCCTGCCTTTTCCTGAGCAAATGCTTGGGATAGGGCGCCGATACCCAGAACCACTCCATGTTTCCGCCCGGGATCAGTTCCCGTTGCAGCACCATGGCAGGTACCGGAATGGTATCATTGGGACCCAGCACCGGCACCATAATGCCCGCCGAATCCTTGTATTGCGCCACTGCTCCCTGTGATAAGGAAAACAAGGCGACCAGGAAGGCCATTGATGAGAACGATATGTTCCGGATGGGGCTCATTGGAGTATCACTAAAGTAGTAATAATTTCCTTTCATTGATGCGCAAAACCCGGGAAAAGTAACCAGTGGAAATGTCAAGAAAATGCTAAAATCAGCAGACTGCTCCGGTACTGTCTGTAATACGCCATTCCAAACGCCGGCAGGTTATGCTGCAAAGAGGTGCGCAACCACTGTTCCAGCCCGCTGTACTTTACGCCTTTACTCCTTTCAGCCTGCGGAACATGCCCATGGTAAAACCGATGATCATGATAACCGTACCCAGCCATACCAGGTTGATGAAAGGGAACTGCAGGACCTTCAGGGCGATAAAAGGCGCCAGGTCGGAAGATTCCTTCACCCCGATACTGAGGTGACGTTCCTTATCCCCGGGACCTACCACAATGGCCAGTCCCTGGGAGAATACCGTATCCACCAGGTATTTGGGCTGGTTGTCTTCCAGGTAGAAGACCGGATGCGCAGCAAACCGGCGGTTATCATTGGTGACGCCACTCAGGTTGGCCATCAGGGCCGTATCCGTAGACCTGAACTGGTAACGTTCATTATTGGGATTCACTGTTACACTGTCCAGCCGCATATAGCCGGCAGAATAGAATACCGTATCACCGATCATCAGTTCCCGGTGACGGTATTCGGAAGTATCTTTCTTTTCGGACATCTTATCCGCATAGCTGATATAGCTGAAGATATCCTTGTGCAGGTAATGCCGGGAGTCCGGGTTATTGGAATAGCCTTCCTGACCTTTAGTGTTCCTGATCAGGTCAGGATACAGGGAAAAGCTTTCCTTACCATCCTTTCTTTCCAGGTCGATCTGGAAATAGAGCTTCTTGCCAGCTTCAGCCGTGGTATCACGCGAATAGGTGACCCAGTATTTGCCCATGTCCATTTTCACACCCCGGTAAAGGGTCATATTCTCCATGCCTTCTTTCGGTTGTTCAGGACCAAAATTAAGCGGGTTCACAAAGTTCATGCTCAGCACTTCAAGCTTGGCGGAAGAGATCAGCGCCCCCAGCAGCAGCATGGCAAAACCAATATGCGCTACTGCGCCGCCGGCCGCTTTCATCTTGCCCTTCAGGCCAATGCCGATATAGGCTGCGTTGGCCACCAGCGCATACACACTGGTAAAAATGGCCAGGTGGATGGCCATCAGGAAACCGATGCCATATTTATCGTAATCAATATTACCGAAGATGCTGATAGCCGCTGAAACCAGGATAGCAATTATAGTAGGCAGCAATATCTTCTTCCCAAAATATCTCCTGGCCGTGTCCTTGTATTTTAAGTACTGTGTAACGGCAGTCAGCATGCCCAGTACAATAGCCACAAAGATCTGTATGCGGTTATAGGAGAACTTCACATCTTCCCCCACTGTAAACTCTGTACCGAATACCTTGTTGATCACCGGCAGTGAAGTAGCTGCAATGATAAAGGCGGCCGAGAGGAAGATCACCAGGGAGCCGATGAACATCCAGAACTCACGGGAATAGGTATTCTCTTCTTTCTGGATATTGGGGATCTTTTTATAATGACGGAAGAAAAGGAACAGGGATGGCAGGGTAAATACAGCCACAAAAATGCGCAGCTGCCAGTTCATGCCTGAGCCGGTGAAAGCGTGTACGGACGTATCCTGCAGGTCGCCGGAGCGGGTCAGATAGGTAGAGTACAGGATCAGCAGGAAGCTGCCGATCAGGAAGAAATAAGTGGGGCGAAGGGAATGGCCAGTAGCATTGTACACCAGCTGGGTGTGGATGCCGGCCACCAGGACCAGCCAGGCCACCAGGGACGCGTTTTCCACGGGGTCCCATGCCCAGTAACCGCCAAAGGTCAGGGATTCATAGGCCCATTTGGCGCCCATCATGATACCGAGCCCCAGTATACCACCGGAGAACAGGGACCAGGGCATCGCCGCTTTGGTCCAGCTGCCGTAATCTTTTTTCCAGAGGCCGGCAATAGCATAGGCAAACGGCACAATGGTACTGGCAAAACCCAGGAAGGTAATGGGCGGGTGGATCACCATCCAGTAGTTCTGGA from Candidatus Pseudobacter hemicellulosilyticus encodes the following:
- a CDS encoding hydroxymethylglutaryl-CoA lyase: MNQTASIQLVECPRDAMQGWKRFIPTEEKVAYLNALLQVGFHTLDCGSFVSPKAIPQMADTAAVLPQLQLSGSSTRLLAIVANVRGAAEAAAFPQLSYLGFPFSVSETFQQRNTNSSITQSLERVREIQQLCVQHNKELVVYLSMGFGNPYNDPWSPAIVFDWAQRLRDLGIGILSLADTVGLASPQQVSDLTGHLVQAMPDTTIGVHLHSTAHNWQAKLDAALDAGCRRFDGALKGIGGCPMAHDELVGNMNTEWMLQRFQQRQLPAGIDPEALARCSNMAASLFV
- the rlmB gene encoding 23S rRNA (guanosine(2251)-2'-O)-methyltransferase RlmB: MEGFHKRPPRQGIKKSSLIIGRQPVIEAMQAGRALDKIFFQHNVSGDAIGKIRQLARDNNIPIQQVPPEKLDGLTQANHQGVIAIAGLVQYMDLQQVIDHVVSNGEIPLFVMLDGVTDVRNIGAIARTALCCGAQALVIPDKGVGALNEEAIKSSAGALERIHVCRVNSLMKAVDSMHLNGIKVYASEMTATDNVFELEYREPCCIIAGSEDKGVFSGLLKISDQVFRIPMKGDFESLNVSVATGIILYEAMKQRLQS
- a CDS encoding NUDIX hydrolase — its product is MIDEQQNPWQIVSAQEIYTNPWIALTEYQVINPSGGKGIYGKVHFRNLAVGVLPLDQDLNTYLVGQYRFTLDRYSWEIPEGGCPENTDPLLSAQRELLEETGLVAARWEPLAELHLSNSVTDEYGIVYLARQLEQGTAEPEETEQLQVKKLPFAEVYQMMEKGIITDSLSVAAILKVKIMLADGRIS
- the metK gene encoding methionine adenosyltransferase translates to MPYLFTSESVSEGHPDKVADQISDALIDNFLAFDPQSKVACETLVTTGQVVLAGEVKSSAYLDVQEIARNVIRKIGYTKSEYMFEASSCGVLSAIHEQSSDINQGVDKKKKEEQGAGDQGMMFGYATNETEDYMPLALDLAHKLLLELAVLRRENKEIKYLRPDAKSQVTLEYDDNNKPVRIDAIVISTQHDDFASEEKMQAKIKKDVINILIPRVQQKYKKYAHLFSGKIKYHVNPTGKFVIGGPHGDTGLTGRKIIVDTYGGKGAHGGGAFSGKDPSKVDRSAAYATRHIAKNLVAAGICEEVLVQVSYAIGVAQPMGVYVNTYGTAKVKQSDGKIAKMISEIFDMRPYFIEQRLKLRNPIYSETAAYGHMGRKSEVVEKTFTSPDGKTIKKKVELFTWEKLDYVAKIKKAFSVK
- a CDS encoding DUF4270 family protein; translation: MNRKILASLIVVLSGFLLYSSCTKVDATDLGKDLIPAVDNVHTFETLLDVETDNFLYPDTTVVYASFPHALGVIDDDPEFGKTQAAIYASLTPNVYGAHPFLEKDSVLIDSVVLSLAYNNLYGDSNSVQQIEVFEIDPASNNFKDSAYRISTPAFAVLPGVLGQKNLVFNTLNDSISYVNNRTDTILSNNELRIHLDTAWARHFVNYDTADVYKTDSAFRTHFKGLALRVNEAASAGKRALAYFDLTNTSKTRLTFYVRVTSNGSVDTLSSIFNYTGATQANLVSHTPAHNYQAYLENGNANDDKVYLQSAPGSYVTVKIPGLDTLKNTNRVIHRAELVVEPIASTLDNIYTPMPTLFIDALSAAGDSVFTIRNDFVFTGSGQTMYDLASLGGYYRAGKYTFNLTRYLQSVVSKQLPYHTLRISAPLYMKPWWQLADGSKTTLPTTIYVNEPIAYGRVVAGGGSHPTNKMRMRIIYSKI
- a CDS encoding glycogen/starch synthase; translation: MLTKKRILFIANEMSPYLELTEFSETVNRLAIKANENGFEVRCIMPRFGVINERRHRLHEVVRLSGINVSVDNDDFPLQIKVASLPNARLQVYFLDNEDFFKRKYIYHDEQEKWFDDNGLRTVFFCKGALETVKKFGWPPDIIHCSGWMTGLIPFYQKTAYKKEPVFAHSKVIYTIGNTSFKEKLGPDFLKVANISPNIKDKDLEPFKDANNIALMRGGATYADAVTFGADKVDKKLVEEFGKVKGKKVLTYNAESDLTDYLQLYSDLAK
- the panC gene encoding pantoate--beta-alanine ligase; translation: MIILKQAARLQERLRQEREKGHRIGFVPTMGALHQGHLSLISTARSHTDITVCSIFVNPTQFNDPADFEKYPVTIEKDIDLLVSAGTDILFLPSVAEMYPDGWQDLEQYDLGYLETVLEGASRPGHFQGVCQVVSRLLRLVAPDQLFMGRKDYQQCMVVKRLLTIMQSNIELVPCPTLRQADGLAMSSRNMRLSPEDRQRATAIHQALDTLRQQLIPGPLQPLKEQAIRFLQDQGFRPDYVEIADADTLELVGQWDGRQPLVGLVAAFLGEIRLIDNMLLTIMR
- a CDS encoding aspartate 1-decarboxylase, encoding MEIEVLKSKVHRATITEANLNYVGSLTLDEGLMEAANMIANEKVQIVNVNNGTRIETYLIKGKRGSGVCCLNGPAARQGAVGDPVIIISYATMDFEKAKSFQPWIVFPKEGNKL
- a CDS encoding lysylphosphatidylglycerol synthase transmembrane domain-containing protein: MNKKLVSLLQYLFFIGLGLFLVWWSIRGIKPEEWPLIKNSLRKANYWLLIPVVIALLASHLSRAVRWKILMEPLGYKPRVSNTYFAVLIGYMANLAVPRLGEVLKCTILARYEKVPADKLVGTIVAERAFDMICLLIIMVLTIVTQADLITDFLYSKLNEYFGGKAKGFSTGILVIVGLIFLLMAAGTWFVFKKLSHISFVAKIKRVLLGIWQGLTSVRHLKNKGWFLFHSAFIWAMYFASVQIGMFALQETSGFGPLPSLTVLFTGSIAMIITPSGIGAYPKLVLETMQLYGLNAAYGWAFGWLLWTVQFFQMLICGLIALALLAVFNKQKDSNAKSGHHTNENIIPAGTATPAGPVADQ
- the rfaE2 gene encoding D-glycero-beta-D-manno-heptose 1-phosphate adenylyltransferase encodes the protein MRKADIIQTKILSLPELQRRLAQWRINNDKTVAFTNGCFDILHRGHIFSLSQAAAEADYLVVGLNSDASTRGLKGPGRPVNDESARALLLASLLMVDAVVLFDDPTPLALITAILPDVLVKGGDYTIDQIVGAKEVMANGGRVVINPIVQGYSTTGLIEKITRL
- a CDS encoding DUF4294 domain-containing protein, producing the protein MAFLVALFSLSQGAVAQYKDSAGIMVPVLGPNDTIPVPAMVLQRELIPGGNMEWFWVSAPYPKHLLRKRQEWTRLRNAIYVTYPYARRAGLIMSDMNRRLATMTDKDERKKYIKSREKELKKEFSDPLQDLSVYQGKVLMKLINRQTGNNCYDIIKEYKGGITARCWQTVAFFFNSNLKQPYNAEGSELEMEKIVLEVERMYGYTGRPAASFNR